One Fusobacterium ulcerans DNA segment encodes these proteins:
- a CDS encoding sigma-54 interaction domain-containing protein: MKLSDIMSPHFEKSLGKYLNEETLVSLLSIEDINLKDEYTYIINQNNDIVGKIKNEFLIFLIEKFKNIKFFNILDNIEEAVIIIDTTGRIFYTNSRYSQILNIPQRKIIGKYIQNIEQDTELIKVLKTKKAVSKEKTYIKSLKKYVSIRLFPLFNNGSFEGAFSIFKDITEITQLNDEVKRISDVAEGFSNQIKEQQELKNSDFIGDTPEFSNLISKALSVAKTDAVVLIRGENGSGKEILTNFIYKNSLRNNKPFITVNCAAIPENLIESELFGYEDGSFTGAKKGGKLGKFQLAEGGTIFLDEIGDTPLSMQAKLLRVLQEGEIEKIGSSKNIAINVRIIAATNQNLEELIEKKLFRRDLYYRLNVITLDIPPLRNRKHDIILLSNFFLSKFNKKYGKSLIFSSDVYNYFYNYKWPGNIRELKNAIEYAVILCNSSTILLTDIPASIQEKENIQNLTTNNHFIKNYTSLKDAVTQYEHDIFIDALNKCNNNRSKAIELLKLSRRTFYRKLKELGLE, translated from the coding sequence ATGAAATTATCTGATATCATGTCTCCCCATTTTGAAAAATCCTTAGGAAAATATCTCAATGAAGAAACTCTGGTTTCTTTATTATCAATTGAAGATATTAATCTAAAGGATGAATATACTTATATTATAAATCAAAACAATGATATTGTTGGAAAAATTAAAAATGAATTTCTTATTTTCTTAATAGAAAAATTTAAAAATATAAAATTTTTTAATATTTTAGACAATATTGAAGAAGCAGTTATTATTATAGACACCACTGGAAGAATTTTTTATACCAACTCAAGATATAGTCAAATCCTTAATATTCCTCAAAGAAAAATCATTGGAAAATATATCCAAAACATTGAACAAGATACAGAATTAATAAAAGTTTTAAAAACAAAAAAAGCAGTTTCAAAGGAAAAAACTTATATTAAGTCTTTAAAAAAATATGTATCTATCCGTCTTTTCCCTCTGTTTAATAATGGTAGTTTTGAAGGAGCTTTTTCTATATTTAAAGATATTACTGAAATCACACAATTAAATGATGAAGTTAAAAGAATATCTGATGTTGCAGAAGGATTTAGCAATCAGATAAAAGAACAGCAAGAACTTAAAAATTCTGACTTTATAGGTGATACTCCTGAATTTTCAAATTTGATATCAAAAGCATTATCTGTTGCAAAAACTGATGCAGTAGTTCTCATAAGAGGAGAAAATGGTTCTGGTAAGGAAATTTTAACAAATTTCATTTATAAAAATAGTCTTAGAAATAATAAACCTTTTATCACTGTAAATTGTGCTGCTATACCTGAAAACCTTATTGAAAGCGAATTATTTGGATATGAAGACGGCAGCTTTACTGGAGCTAAAAAAGGTGGAAAACTTGGAAAATTCCAATTAGCAGAAGGAGGGACTATTTTCTTAGATGAAATAGGCGACACCCCTCTATCTATGCAGGCAAAACTTTTAAGAGTACTTCAAGAAGGAGAAATTGAAAAAATAGGAAGTTCTAAAAATATTGCTATTAATGTGAGAATAATTGCAGCAACTAACCAAAATCTTGAAGAGCTTATTGAAAAAAAATTATTTAGAAGAGATCTTTATTATCGTTTAAATGTCATAACTCTTGATATTCCACCTTTAAGAAATAGAAAACATGACATAATTTTATTATCTAATTTTTTCCTTTCAAAATTTAATAAAAAATATGGGAAATCTCTTATTTTCTCTTCTGATGTTTATAATTATTTTTATAATTATAAATGGCCTGGTAATATAAGGGAATTAAAAAATGCAATAGAATATGCAGTTATCCTTTGCAATTCTTCCACAATACTTTTAACAGATATTCCTGCATCTATACAAGAAAAAGAAAATATTCAAAATTTAACTACTAATAATCATTTCATAAAAAATTATACCTCTCTAAAAGATGCTGTAACACAATATGAACATGACATTTTTATAGATGCTTTAAATAAATGTAACAATAACAGATCAAAAGCTATTGAACTTCTTAAACTAAGCAGAAGAACTTTTTATCGAAAACTCAAAGAACTTGGCCTTGAATAA
- a CDS encoding sulfite exporter TauE/SafE family protein, which produces MLIVFLLVSFFSSLVGSICGIGGGVIIKPVLDATGTMSVTAISFLSGCTVLSMSIISVAKAMKNSTVKINTKITTWLAIGSVLGGMTGKVMFQVVKEVLQNENRTGAVQSIVMIFITLGTLIYTAKKNDIKTHNFENKILCFIIGVILGILSSFLGIGGGPINLVILIFFFSMTTKEAAINSIYIILFSQIASLLHTILARKIPEVSVLYLGLMVLGGVCGGMAGSIVNKKISEEKVDKLFMGLMLVIVFINIYNAYVFMK; this is translated from the coding sequence ATGTTAATTGTTTTTTTATTAGTCAGTTTTTTTTCTTCGCTTGTAGGTTCGATATGCGGAATAGGTGGGGGAGTAATAATTAAACCTGTTCTTGATGCAACAGGAACTATGAGTGTAACAGCTATAAGTTTTTTATCAGGGTGTACAGTTCTTTCCATGTCAATTATTTCTGTAGCTAAAGCAATGAAAAATAGTACTGTAAAGATAAATACAAAGATTACTACCTGGCTTGCTATAGGAAGTGTGTTAGGAGGAATGACAGGAAAAGTCATGTTCCAGGTTGTAAAAGAAGTTCTTCAAAATGAAAATAGAACTGGAGCAGTTCAATCAATTGTTATGATATTTATAACATTGGGAACTCTAATATATACAGCTAAGAAAAATGATATAAAAACACATAATTTTGAAAATAAGATTCTATGCTTTATAATTGGAGTTATTTTAGGAATACTTTCATCATTTTTAGGAATTGGAGGAGGCCCTATCAATCTAGTGATATTGATTTTCTTCTTCTCTATGACTACTAAAGAAGCAGCTATTAATTCTATCTATATAATACTATTTTCACAAATAGCAAGTCTATTACATACTATACTTGCAAGAAAAATTCCAGAAGTAAGTGTTTTATATCTAGGACTTATGGTGTTGGGAGGAGTATGTGGAGGAATGGCAGGAAGTATAGTTAATAAAAAGATATCTGAAGAAAAAGTGGATAAACTTTTTATGGGGCTTATGCTGGTTATAGTATTCATAAATATTTACAATGCATATGTTTTTATGAAATAG
- a CDS encoding VOC family protein → MIKEIAGFAYDCKNADALADFYVNLLGWEKILSGNGWAGLRSPQGWIFAFQEVEEYIPPIWPWEEGKQQQMAHIDFLVENLEEGVSHAVKCGARISEIQYFETSTVLFDPEGHPFCLSTVKQ, encoded by the coding sequence ATGATTAAAGAAATAGCAGGGTTTGCCTATGATTGTAAAAATGCTGATGCATTAGCAGATTTTTATGTAAATTTGCTTGGTTGGGAAAAAATTCTTTCAGGAAATGGCTGGGCTGGGTTACGTTCACCTCAAGGATGGATTTTTGCTTTTCAGGAAGTTGAAGAATATATTCCTCCAATATGGCCATGGGAAGAAGGAAAGCAGCAGCAAATGGCACATATAGATTTTCTTGTTGAAAATTTAGAAGAGGGAGTTTCTCATGCTGTAAAGTGTGGTGCAAGGATATCAGAAATACAATATTTTGAAACATCAACAGTTTTATTTGATCCAGAGGGACATCCATTTTGTTTAAGTACAGTAAAGCAATAG
- a CDS encoding dicarboxylate/amino acid:cation symporter gives MLKKKIGLANKILIGMILGAIAGLVIGPKITAIAVVGDVFLRLLRMSVVPLIFANVVLAVAGMGDLRRLGKIGVKLVVIFLATTFVAAGIGLFSALVIKPGVGFVMTDVSGIVEKGAPTVSSVILGFFPVNIMQSFSEGNMLQIITFAIFSGIAILLLKEEDKKRVLDMFGTLSRFIMMILKFVMGFTPYGVFALMATTTGKYGTDILGPLGKFIITIYIGLMIHAFVVYGGMYLAASGKSPIAFYKKIAPVWTTSFATCSTAATIPVSIKVCEDELKLKKDIAGFTIPVGATMNMDGNGLWYGVVAVFVSQVLGIEMSLYQMFIAVFTGVLMTLGSPGIPGGIFVATTIFLTTLGLPIEFVGLLGGIFRIMDMGITTVNVVGSVVVAAVLDAGERKNEQREAVEEG, from the coding sequence ATGTTAAAGAAGAAGATAGGATTAGCCAATAAGATATTGATTGGTATGATTCTGGGGGCAATAGCTGGACTTGTTATAGGACCAAAAATAACGGCAATAGCTGTCGTTGGGGATGTATTTTTAAGACTTCTTAGAATGTCAGTTGTACCTCTTATTTTTGCCAATGTTGTTTTGGCAGTAGCAGGTATGGGAGATTTGAGACGTCTTGGGAAGATTGGAGTTAAACTTGTTGTTATCTTTTTAGCTACAACATTTGTTGCAGCAGGTATTGGATTGTTTTCTGCTCTTGTGATAAAACCAGGGGTAGGATTTGTAATGACAGATGTCAGTGGAATAGTTGAAAAAGGGGCTCCTACTGTAAGCAGTGTTATTTTAGGATTTTTCCCTGTTAATATAATGCAGTCATTCTCAGAAGGAAATATGCTTCAGATAATTACTTTTGCTATATTTTCTGGTATAGCTATCCTTCTATTAAAAGAAGAGGACAAAAAACGTGTGTTGGATATGTTTGGAACTCTTTCTCGTTTCATAATGATGATATTGAAATTTGTTATGGGATTTACTCCATATGGGGTTTTTGCTCTTATGGCAACAACAACAGGAAAATATGGAACAGACATATTAGGACCTTTAGGAAAGTTTATAATTACTATTTACATTGGATTAATGATACATGCTTTTGTAGTTTATGGTGGAATGTATCTGGCAGCTTCTGGAAAGAGCCCGATTGCGTTCTATAAGAAAATAGCTCCAGTATGGACTACAAGTTTTGCTACATGTAGTACTGCTGCAACTATACCAGTATCTATAAAAGTTTGTGAAGATGAATTGAAATTGAAAAAAGATATAGCTGGATTTACTATTCCAGTAGGGGCAACAATGAATATGGATGGAAATGGACTTTGGTATGGAGTAGTAGCAGTATTTGTATCACAGGTACTGGGAATTGAAATGTCTTTATATCAAATGTTTATAGCTGTATTTACAGGAGTATTGATGACTTTAGGAAGTCCTGGTATCCCTGGTGGAATATTTGTTGCAACAACTATTTTCCTTACAACTTTAGGGCTACCGATAGAATTTGTAGGTCTTTTAGGTGGAATCTTCCGTATAATGGATATGGGAATCACTACTGTAAATGTAGTGGGATCTGTAGTCGTAGCTGCTGTATTAGATGCTGGTGAAAGAAAGAATGAGCAGAGAGAAGCAGTTGAGGAGGGATAA
- the thyA gene encoding thymidylate synthase: MAKFDKIYKEIVETIDKKGIWSEGNVRTKYADGTPAHYKSYIGYQFRLDNSTDEAHLITTRFAPSKAPIRELYWIWIMQSNDVDELNKLKCKFWDEWKMEDGTIGKAYGYQIAKQTFGYRSQLDYVVEELKKNPNSRRIMTEIWVPEDLDKMALTPCVHLTQWSVIGSKLYLEVRQRSCDVALGLVANVFQYSILHKLVAMECGLEPAEIIWNIHNVHIYDRHMPELLEQIKRPSINGATVKIENFKSIYDFKPDDIVVETYQYGDKISYEVAI; encoded by the coding sequence ATGGCTAAATTTGATAAAATATACAAAGAAATTGTTGAAACTATAGATAAAAAAGGAATATGGAGTGAAGGAAATGTCAGAACAAAATATGCTGATGGAACTCCTGCCCATTATAAAAGCTATATAGGATATCAGTTCAGACTTGATAATTCTACTGATGAAGCACATCTTATCACTACAAGATTTGCTCCAAGCAAGGCTCCTATCAGAGAACTTTACTGGATATGGATAATGCAGTCTAATGATGTAGATGAATTAAATAAATTAAAATGTAAATTCTGGGATGAATGGAAAATGGAAGATGGTACTATTGGAAAAGCTTATGGATACCAGATAGCAAAACAAACATTTGGATATAGAAGCCAGCTTGATTATGTGGTAGAAGAACTGAAAAAAAATCCTAACAGTCGTAGAATAATGACTGAAATATGGGTACCAGAAGATCTTGATAAAATGGCTCTGACTCCTTGTGTTCATCTTACTCAATGGAGTGTTATTGGAAGCAAACTTTATCTTGAAGTAAGACAAAGAAGCTGTGATGTAGCTCTTGGACTTGTAGCTAATGTATTCCAATATTCTATCCTTCATAAACTAGTAGCTATGGAGTGTGGATTAGAACCTGCTGAAATCATATGGAATATTCATAATGTACATATCTATGACAGACATATGCCTGAACTTTTAGAACAGATAAAAAGACCTTCTATAAACGGGGCAACTGTAAAAATAGAAAATTTCAAGTCTATCTATGATTTTAAACCTGATGATATAGTTGTAGAAACCTATCAATATGGAGACAAGATTTCTTATGAGGTGGCAATATAA
- a CDS encoding GntP family permease: MVAIIVSLILLIFLSFKKINIVVVGILAAAVMALLSGQPVLTAIKDSYMMGAAGFVQNNFLIFFFSVLFGKVMEETGSAASIAKFLAEKLGEKYAILGVIFAGAVLVYGGVTTLVVVFSLYPIALSLFKKANLPRYLLPGAIAGGCFTFACANFPGTPNLVNVIPIQYLGTTTMAAPVVGIAAGLVVMLLVCVFFLREAKKAKLRGDIFIDDEDTIKSLAKVNSIEKLPSPFVSVLPIILILVVLNILKQDVILAMLCGIILCVILFFKNLGNILDIFNYSSKNAAIAIINTAVVVGFGAVVKNSSGFQQLFDFSTNLKGSPLVSFGIMTTVLAGACGSGSGGLGIALEAMASRYLALGLSPEILHRVGSAASVGLDSLPHNGAVITLLTISGTTHKEAYKYIFFPTVVCTLAGLAVSILLGTILYPVL; the protein is encoded by the coding sequence ATGGTAGCAATTATAGTTTCATTAATTCTTTTGATTTTTCTGTCTTTTAAGAAAATAAATATAGTAGTAGTTGGAATATTGGCAGCAGCAGTGATGGCATTATTGTCAGGGCAACCAGTACTTACTGCCATCAAAGATTCATATATGATGGGGGCAGCTGGGTTTGTTCAAAACAACTTTTTAATATTTTTCTTCAGTGTGCTTTTTGGGAAAGTGATGGAAGAAACAGGATCAGCAGCTTCTATAGCAAAATTTCTAGCAGAAAAATTAGGAGAGAAATATGCAATTTTAGGAGTGATATTTGCTGGAGCAGTTTTAGTATATGGAGGAGTGACTACTCTTGTGGTAGTATTTAGTCTGTATCCAATAGCACTATCATTGTTTAAAAAAGCGAATCTTCCAAGATATTTGCTTCCAGGTGCAATAGCAGGAGGATGCTTCACATTTGCATGTGCAAATTTTCCAGGGACACCTAATTTAGTAAATGTTATTCCTATACAATATCTTGGAACTACAACAATGGCGGCTCCAGTAGTTGGAATAGCAGCAGGACTTGTAGTTATGTTGCTGGTATGTGTATTTTTTCTAAGAGAAGCAAAAAAGGCTAAACTTAGAGGAGATATTTTTATAGATGATGAAGACACAATAAAGAGTCTTGCAAAAGTTAATTCTATTGAGAAACTTCCTAGTCCTTTTGTATCAGTATTGCCAATAATTCTGATACTGGTAGTTTTAAATATTTTAAAACAGGATGTAATACTTGCAATGTTATGTGGAATAATATTATGTGTAATACTGTTCTTTAAAAATCTTGGAAATATATTGGATATATTTAATTATTCTTCAAAAAATGCAGCTATAGCTATTATAAATACAGCAGTAGTAGTAGGATTTGGTGCTGTTGTAAAAAATTCATCAGGATTTCAGCAATTATTTGATTTTAGTACAAATTTAAAGGGATCACCTCTTGTTTCTTTTGGAATAATGACAACTGTACTGGCAGGTGCATGTGGCTCAGGCTCAGGAGGATTGGGAATAGCTTTAGAAGCTATGGCTTCTAGGTATCTGGCATTAGGATTGAGTCCTGAAATACTTCATAGAGTAGGATCAGCAGCATCTGTAGGATTGGATAGCCTTCCTCATAATGGAGCTGTGATAACACTTTTGACAATAAGCGGAACAACTCACAAGGAAGCATATAAATATATATTTTTTCCTACTGTAGTATGTACTTTGGCTGGACTAGCAGTAAGTATTTTATTAGGAACAATTTTATATCCTGTTTTATAA
- a CDS encoding GntR family transcriptional regulator yields the protein MKKLKSDSPIPLYYQLREIIRDKIMNEDWGYGTEIPSELKLCDEFNLCRATVKQAMDGLVNEGLIVRKKGKGSFVVYQKITENFLLEPAFSKKSGEAGLNDYSTVIFSDFTETDRRMQKVLELEENGEVYQIERLHYIDGKPVLLDTHYINPKWAGNISKEDIREIAVYKYIENTYEKSFTNYKIGVQAIMLDQYEKEQLDFPEIPTGMVVECLSFIGKEPVVFNRRTYRGDRCDLCLEFIAVNQKMEVVNSEISIEERNGKRH from the coding sequence ATGAAAAAATTAAAAAGTGATAGTCCAATCCCTCTTTATTATCAGCTCAGAGAAATCATAAGAGATAAAATAATGAATGAAGATTGGGGATATGGAACAGAGATACCTTCAGAATTGAAGCTTTGTGATGAGTTTAATTTATGCAGAGCCACAGTAAAACAGGCAATGGATGGTCTTGTAAATGAGGGACTTATTGTAAGGAAAAAAGGAAAAGGATCTTTTGTAGTCTATCAAAAGATTACAGAAAATTTTCTGCTAGAACCAGCTTTTAGCAAAAAAAGTGGAGAAGCAGGATTGAATGATTACTCAACAGTGATTTTTTCAGATTTTACAGAAACAGACAGAAGAATGCAAAAAGTATTGGAGCTAGAAGAGAATGGAGAAGTGTATCAAATAGAGAGGCTTCATTATATAGATGGAAAACCAGTTCTTTTAGATACACACTATATCAATCCTAAATGGGCAGGAAATATTTCAAAGGAAGATATTAGAGAAATAGCTGTATATAAATATATTGAAAATACCTATGAAAAAAGTTTTACTAATTATAAAATAGGAGTACAGGCAATAATGCTTGATCAATATGAAAAAGAGCAGCTTGATTTTCCAGAAATTCCCACAGGGATGGTAGTAGAATGTCTGTCATTTATAGGAAAAGAGCCTGTGGTATTCAACAGGAGAACTTACAGAGGAGATAGATGTGATCTTTGTTTAGAATTCATAGCTGTTAATCAAAAAATGGAAGTTGTCAATTCAGAGATTTCTATTGAAGAGAGAAATGGAAAACGTCATTAA
- a CDS encoding dihydrofolate reductase: MNKPKLNMIVCVGENNLIGDRVPEGNGLLWHSMEELNYYKSKTIGNVVLFGENTAKYVPINLMKKNREVIVLTLDSKLEDIMEQYKNSGKDIFICGGYTIYKYYLDNYEIDEIYISKLKPHVEVAHASNPLYFPDVEKYGYKLVSEIDYNDFTATIYKK, translated from the coding sequence ATGAATAAACCTAAATTAAATATGATTGTATGTGTAGGAGAAAATAATCTGATAGGAGACAGAGTTCCAGAAGGAAATGGGCTTCTATGGCATTCTATGGAGGAACTGAATTATTATAAGTCTAAAACTATTGGAAATGTAGTTCTGTTTGGAGAAAATACAGCTAAATATGTTCCTATCAATCTAATGAAAAAGAACAGAGAAGTAATTGTGCTTACTCTTGATTCTAAACTTGAAGATATTATGGAGCAGTACAAAAATAGTGGAAAAGATATCTTTATATGTGGTGGATATACTATTTATAAATATTATCTTGATAATTATGAAATAGATGAAATATATATTTCTAAATTAAAACCTCATGTGGAGGTAGCTCATGCTTCTAACCCCCTTTATTTTCCTGATGTAGAAAAATATGGGTATAAGCTTGTATCAGAAATTGACTACAATGATTTTACTGCAACAATATATAAAAAATAA
- a CDS encoding aspartate/glutamate racemase family protein has product MKEKVVGILGGMGPEATIDLFAKIVEETHAKCDEDHLRIIVDNNPKMPSRQDAIMKGTESPVAAMVATAENLKKAGADFIIIGANTAHYFYDEVASQVDIPFLHIIDEAVKEMMRQVPGIKKVGVMATNAAVKIKLYDKCCAKFGIEVIAAKEEVQNKVHDTIFDFKYNGVTEKNVKDATDCAEYFIENGAEALIMGCTEIPIILKGKSFTVPLIDPNDIIGKVAVAYAKNKYEL; this is encoded by the coding sequence ATGAAAGAAAAAGTTGTGGGAATATTAGGTGGAATGGGACCAGAAGCTACTATAGATCTTTTTGCCAAAATAGTAGAAGAAACACATGCAAAATGTGATGAAGATCACTTGAGAATAATAGTGGACAATAATCCAAAAATGCCAAGCAGACAGGATGCAATCATGAAAGGGACAGAAAGTCCAGTTGCAGCTATGGTTGCTACAGCAGAAAATTTAAAAAAAGCGGGGGCTGACTTTATAATAATTGGGGCAAATACAGCACATTATTTTTATGACGAAGTTGCCAGTCAAGTAGATATACCATTTTTACATATAATAGATGAAGCAGTAAAAGAGATGATGCGTCAGGTGCCAGGAATAAAAAAAGTGGGGGTAATGGCAACTAATGCAGCTGTGAAGATTAAATTATATGATAAATGCTGTGCAAAGTTTGGAATAGAAGTAATAGCTGCAAAAGAGGAAGTACAGAATAAAGTACATGATACTATATTCGACTTTAAATACAATGGGGTTACAGAAAAAAATGTAAAAGATGCCACAGATTGTGCTGAATATTTTATAGAAAATGGAGCAGAGGCATTAATAATGGGATGCACAGAAATCCCAATTATATTAAAAGGAAAAAGTTTTACAGTGCCTCTTATAGATCCTAATGATATTATAGGAAAAGTGGCAGTAGCTTACGCAAAAAATAAATATGAATTATAA
- a CDS encoding hydroxymethylglutaryl-CoA reductase, degradative, translated as MKQSSYSGFFKLSPEERLREVTEFCNLTSEEQEILKDPNCLDMDKADHMIENVIGRFALPLGVGLNFKINEKDYLIPMVSEEPSVVAAASNAAKIIRESGGFTTSNTGSVMIAQIQITDVADPHFAKIVIEENKEKIKTLCNEKDPILVKFGGGMEDLEVRIIESIIGKMVIVHLKVNTLDAMGANAVNTMAEAVSPLLEELTGGRAFLRILSNLAIHRLARARVKIKKETIGEDIVDKIITAYAFAEADPFRAVTHNKGIMNGIIPVVLATGNDTRAIESGAHAYASITGRYTSLTTWEKDKNGDLVGTIELPMAVGLVGGATKIHPTARVAVKMLGVKSAAELGEIIASVGLANNFAAIKALATEGIQRGHMSLHARNLATVAGAKGEALESIVVQMIKEKNVRLEYAQELLKKFNSK; from the coding sequence ATGAAACAAAGTAGTTATTCAGGATTTTTTAAACTATCACCAGAGGAAAGATTAAGAGAAGTGACAGAATTTTGTAATTTAACATCAGAAGAGCAAGAAATATTAAAAGATCCAAATTGCTTGGATATGGATAAGGCTGATCATATGATAGAAAATGTAATTGGACGTTTTGCTCTTCCATTGGGAGTGGGACTTAATTTCAAGATAAATGAAAAAGATTATCTTATACCTATGGTAAGTGAAGAACCATCAGTAGTTGCAGCAGCAAGTAATGCAGCAAAGATAATAAGAGAAAGCGGAGGTTTTACAACAAGCAACACAGGTTCTGTTATGATAGCTCAAATTCAGATTACAGATGTAGCAGATCCTCATTTTGCAAAAATTGTCATAGAAGAAAATAAAGAAAAAATAAAAACTTTATGTAATGAGAAGGATCCTATTCTTGTAAAGTTTGGTGGAGGAATGGAAGATTTAGAAGTTCGTATTATAGAGAGCATAATAGGAAAAATGGTAATTGTTCATCTTAAAGTTAATACTTTAGATGCTATGGGAGCTAATGCAGTAAATACCATGGCAGAGGCTGTGTCTCCTTTATTGGAAGAGTTGACAGGAGGAAGAGCTTTTCTAAGAATATTATCTAATCTGGCCATTCACCGTTTGGCAAGAGCGAGAGTAAAGATAAAAAAAGAGACTATTGGAGAAGATATTGTAGATAAAATAATAACAGCATATGCTTTTGCAGAAGCAGATCCATTTAGAGCAGTAACTCATAATAAAGGAATAATGAATGGAATAATTCCAGTAGTTTTAGCAACTGGAAATGATACAAGAGCTATTGAGTCAGGAGCACATGCATATGCTTCTATAACAGGAAGATATACATCTCTGACAACTTGGGAAAAGGATAAAAATGGTGATTTAGTAGGAACAATAGAACTTCCTATGGCTGTTGGATTAGTAGGGGGAGCAACAAAAATACATCCTACTGCAAGAGTAGCAGTAAAAATGCTAGGAGTAAAGTCAGCAGCTGAACTTGGAGAAATAATAGCCAGTGTAGGGCTAGCAAATAACTTTGCTGCAATAAAGGCATTAGCTACTGAAGGAATTCAAAGAGGACATATGTCACTTCATGCAAGAAACTTGGCAACAGTGGCAGGAGCTAAGGGAGAGGCTTTAGAATCAATAGTAGTCCAAATGATAAAAGAAAAAAATGTTCGCTTAGAATATGCACAGGAATTGTTGAAAAAATTTAATTCAAAATAA
- a CDS encoding dienelactone hydrolase family protein, translating to MKRNKKNKKQAIILLHEIYGVNDFIKKQCQKYQKMGFDIFCPNLLEHTPFLYEESDEAYNYFIQNVGFDKYTEINNLANSLKKQYNKIFLLGFSAGATIAWRCGENSLYSGIIACYGSRIRDYTDLNPVCPTLLLFAKENSFDVSTTITELQYKKNVSITIFDASHGFLDPYSKYYNDYERKKAEAAITQFINQYIK from the coding sequence TTGAAAAGAAATAAAAAAAATAAAAAACAGGCAATTATCTTACTTCACGAAATATATGGAGTTAATGATTTTATAAAAAAACAATGTCAAAAATATCAAAAAATGGGATTCGATATTTTTTGCCCTAATCTTCTTGAACATACTCCATTTTTATACGAAGAATCTGATGAAGCGTATAATTATTTTATTCAAAATGTTGGTTTTGATAAATATACAGAAATAAATAATTTAGCTAATAGTTTGAAAAAACAATATAATAAAATATTTCTTTTAGGTTTCAGTGCAGGAGCTACTATTGCATGGAGGTGTGGAGAAAATTCTTTATACAGTGGAATCATTGCATGCTATGGTTCACGTATAAGAGATTATACTGATTTAAATCCTGTCTGTCCTACTCTTTTGTTGTTTGCAAAAGAAAATTCTTTTGATGTATCAACAACAATTACTGAACTGCAATATAAAAAAAATGTGTCTATTACAATATTCGATGCTTCTCATGGATTTCTTGATCCATATTCTAAATACTATAACGACTATGAAAGAAAAAAAGCTGAAGCAGCTATTACTCAGTTTATAAATCAATATATAAAATAA